In Dermacentor albipictus isolate Rhodes 1998 colony chromosome 6, USDA_Dalb.pri_finalv2, whole genome shotgun sequence, the following proteins share a genomic window:
- the LOC139046799 gene encoding rutC family protein C23G10.2-like, whose amino-acid sequence MDVARTLQREVINSPRLPIVTRFSQAIRVGNTVYVSGTRGIDPLTGKVVEGGIAEQTRQWQSVRYSSRTRTTLTS is encoded by the exons ATGGACGTCGCCAGAACGCTACAGCGCGAAGTCATCAACAGTCCACGATTACCCATCGTCACACGCTTCAG CCAGGCGATCCGCGTGGGCAACACCGTCTACGTGTCCGGCACGAGGGGCATCGACCCACTGACGGGCAAAGTCGTCGAGGGCGGCATCGCGGAGCAGACGCGACAG TGGCAAAGTGTTCGGTATTCATCACGAACAAGGACGACTTTGACGTCGTGA